Genomic window (Polaribacter batillariae):
TCCATTCTGGCATTTTCTTTGGAGTTACATTGTCCCAAGAATCGCCATTGTTTTTAGAAATGTGCACCAAACCATCATCTGAACCCGTCCAAATTAAACCAGGTTCGTAAGGCGATTCTGTAGCTGCGAAAATAGTTCCATAATATTCTACACCCGTATTGTCTTGTGTAATTGGGCCACCAGAAGATTTTAAAGTTTCTGGGGCGTTTCTTGTTAAATCTGGACTAATTAATTTCCAAGATTGTCCTTCATTTTCTGTAACGTGTAAATGATTGGAAGCTGCATACAAACGTTTTTTATTATTTGGCGAAAAGAAAATCGGGAAGTTCCATTGAAAACGATACTTAAAATCTTCGGCTCCATGCCCCATAGGATCGTCTGGCCATACATTTATGGCTCTAGTTTCTCCTGTTTTATGATTTTTTCTGGTTAGCAAACCACCATAACTTCCTCCATAAACAATATCATCATTTAAAGGATCTACAGCAATGTGTGCACTTTCTCCACCTGCAGTAGATTCCCAATCCGATTCTGTAATAAAACCACCAGCAGTTCTATGAGGAATTCGAATTGTTGAATTGTCTTGTTGTGCAGCTAAAATTCTATATGGAAAATGATTGTCTGTAGTTACTCTGTAGAATTGCGAAGTTGGCTGATTCATATACGTACTCCAATTTTCGCCAGCATCAAAAGAAATTTGTGCTCCTCCATCATCTCCAATAATCATTCTTTGGTTGTCTTCTGGAGCAATCCATAAATCGTGATGATCTCCATGAGGTGCATTATAAGTGGTATATGTTCTTCCTCCATCTGTAGATTTATGATAATTCACATTCAATACATATAAAATATCTTCCTCTTGGGTATCTGCATACAAACGTGTATAATACCAAGCTCTTTGACGTAATTTTCTTTCAGAATTGATAAGTTTCCATGTTTTTCCAGCATCTGTAGATTTGTACACACCCCCTTTTTCATTTTCAATTAAAGCCCAAACAATATCGGAATTTACGGGTGAAACAGTTACACCAGAAATTCCCCAAATGCCTTTTGGCAAACCTTTATTTGCAGAAATGTTTGTCCATGTTTCTCCTTCATCGGTACTTTTAAACATAGCAGAACCTTTTCCGCCAGAAGATAAACTATAAGGAGTTCTGCGAACATCCCAAGTAGTTGCATATAAAATTCTTGGGTTATTGGGGTCGATTATTAAATCTACAACTCCAGAGTTTTCATCAGAAAACAGCACTTTTTTCCAGTTTTCTCCACCATCAATAGATTTGTAAACCCCTCTTTCTTGTGTTGGTTTGTATAAATCTCCTAAAACTCCTGCAAAAACAACATCGGGGTTTTTAGGATGAATTCTCATTCTTGGAATGTGTCTTGAGTTTTTTAAACCCATATGTTTCCATGTTTTTCCTGCATTTTCCGATTTCCAAATTCCATCTCCAGAAGAAACATTTCCACGAACGGTCTTCTCTCCCATTCCAACATAAATTACATTATTATCCGATTCAGAAACGGCTACAGCCCCTACAGAACCTCCAAAAAATCCGTCGGAAATGTTTTGCCAAGTGTTACCAGCATCTGTAGTTTTCCAAACGCCACCACCAGTAGCGCCCATATAAAAAAGATTTAATTTGCCAGAAACACCAGTAACAGCAGCACTTCTTCCTCCTCGAAAAGGACCAATATTTCGCCATTTTATTTCACTAAAATATTCGTTAGAAACTTTGTTAGCATTTTTTTGTGCGTTAACTTTGGCGTTCGCAAAAGAAATCATACAAATGGCTAGAAAAATATATTTTTTCATGTTTGGTAAGTTGTAATTTAGGAGTTTAAAAGTAAGAATTAAAATCAGTTTTTAGAATGGATATATTGTTAAATGTTTTAAAGGATAGAAAAATAACAGAAGAAATAACAATTTCTGGTTCTAAAAGCGAATCGAACAGATTGCTAATTTTACAAAACTTATTTCCTGAAATTTCAATTGAAAACTTATCAGATTCAGACGATTCTGTTCATATGCAACATGCACTTTCTACAGATAAAGAAACTGTAGATATTGGGCATGCAGGAACCGCAATGCGGTTTTTAACTTCTTATTTTGCAGTAAAAGAAGGCAGAGAAACTGTGCTTACAGGTTCTAAAAGAATGCAAAACAGACCGATTGAAATTTTGGTAAATGCCTTAAAAGATTTAGGCGCAACTATTTCTTACGAAGACAAAGTTGGGTACCCTCCCATTCGCATCAAAGGAAAAAAAATAACAGCAAATAAAGTACAAATAAATGGAAATGTAAGTAGCCAATATATTTCTTCTTTATTATTAATTGCTTCAAAATTAGAAAATGGACTCACAATTGAGTTGGTAGGAGAAATTACCTCAATTCCATATATAAATATGACGTTGAGTTTGCTACATCAATTAGGTATTGAAGCCCATTTCGAAGGAACTATTATAAACGTATTTCCGAAAAAAGAAGTCGATCATCAAACAGTTGTCGTAGAAAGCGATTGGTCTTCTGCAAGTTATTTTTATTCGATTATGGCATCTTCAGAAATTGGTTCGTCTATAAAATTATCTGCCTATAAAAAAGAAAGTTTACAAGGCGATTCTTGTTTGGCGGAAATCTATCAACATTTTGGGGTTTTAACAACTTTTGGAGAGAATTTTATCATCCTTAAAAAAGAAAAAGAAACCCGTAAAAATATTTTAGAAATCGATTTAAGAGATGCACCAGACATTGCACAAACCATCGCAGTAACTTGTTTTTCTGAAAGAATTGCTTGTAATTTAACAGGTTTACATACTTTAAAAATTAAAGAAACCGACAGATTAGAAGCTTTAAAAGAAGAATTAACCAATTTAGGAGCTTCAATTTTAGTAACAAACAAAAGTTTGCATTTACAAAAATCATCAGAAATTAAAGAAAATATTTCTATAAAAACCTACAACGACCATAGAATGGCTATGGCATTTGCGCCTTTGGCTTTAAGAGTTCCTATTAAGATATTAAATGCAGAAGTGGTTACAAAATCGTATCAAAAATTTTGGGACGATATGCAACAAATTGGTATTAAAATAGATAAACTATAAATTAAACGTCGAAACACTTGACAACCCCTATTTCCATATCGTATATTTGCCATCCTTATAGCAAAATATACATATGAAATTATCGCATTTTGAATTTGACTTACCAAAAGAGTTGTTAGCAGTCTATCCAGCAGAACACAGAGACGAATCTCGCTTAATGGTTTTGGATAGAAAAACGCAAACTATAGAACACAAACAATTTAAAGACGTTATAGATTACTTTGACGAAGGTGATGTTATGATGTTAAACAATACCAAAGTTTTTCCTGCAAGAATGTATGGAAATAAAGAGAAAACGGGTGCCAGAATCGAAGTTTTTCTTTTAAGAGAATTAAATGCCGAAAACAGATTGTGGGATGTTTTAGTAGATCCAGCAAGAAAAATTAGAATTGGAAACAAATTATTTTTTGGAGAAGACGATAGCTTAGTTGCAGAAGTTATAGACAATACCACCTCAAGAGGTAGAACATTACGTTTTTTATTCGACGGTTCTTACGAAGAATTTAGAGCTAAATTGTTAGAATTAGGAGAAACCCCTTTACCAAAAGAAATTAATAGAGAGGTAGAAGAACTCGACGAAGAACGCTACCAAACTATTTTTGCAAAACACGAAGGCGCTGTTGCAGCCCCAACAGCAGGTTTGCATTTTTCTAAACATTTAATGAAACGTTTAGAAATTAAAGGAGTCGATTTTGCAGAAATGACACTTCACGTTGGTTTAGGAACTTTTAGCCCAGTTGAAGTAGAAGACTTATCGAAGCACAAAATGGATTCTGAGCAAATTGTAATTCCGGCTGCAACTGCAGATAAAATTAACAAAGCAAAGAAAGAAAAAAGAAGAATTTGTGCTGTAGGTACCACAGTTATGAGAACCGTAGAATCTTCGGTTTCTTCGAAACAAGAATTAAATGCATTTGAAGGTTGGACCAATAAATTTATTTTTCCACCTCACGATTTTAGTATTGCCAATGCAATGATTACCAATTTTCACACACCAAAATCTACCTTAATGATGCAATCTGCTGCATTTGCAGGATACGATTTTTTAATGAAAGCTTACAAAGAAGCCATAAAAGAAGGTTATAAATTTTCAACTTACGGAGACGCAATGTTAATTATCTAACCAATGTTCTTCAAAATTTAATTTTGAAAGTAACCGTTAAAACTGTCATTTTCAGTAAAAACGAAAATCTTACAATCAAGAAGCTGTCTCGAAAGTATTAACATTTGTCATTTCGACTGTAATAGAGAAATCTTATTTACTGTATTTCAGTATTTTATATTTTTTCAACTTCGCTTAAAATAACAGTTACATTTGCCTTCGTGACGGCCTTTTTTTTGCTTTATGTGGCGATCTTATTATTAAAATGCACCCATTATTTCCCCATTTAAAAAGGATGCCATTTCAATCGCTAACGCACCTATTTGCCAGCTTTATACATAACTTCAAATTATATGCGTATTTTTGCAGCTGTATTATTTTAACTTTTCAAAATCATAGAAAACTTGACCAAAAAGAAAGACATAAGAGCCTTAACAAAAGAGCAATTAAGAGATTTTTTTGTAAAAAATGGCGATAAAGCATTTCGTGGAAATCAAGTTTATGAATGGCTTTGGAGCAAGTCTTTACATACTTTCGAAGCAATGACAAACATCTCTAAAGAAACCAGAGAAATGTTGCAAGAAAACTTTGTAATCAACCATATTAAGGTAGATTCTATGCAAAAAAGTAAAGACGGTACCATAAAAAATGGCATAAAATTACACGATGGTTTGGTTGTAGAATCTGTTTTAATTCCAACACCTAAAAGAACCACAGCTTGTGTTTCTAGCCAAGTTGGTTGTAGTTTAGATTGTAAATTCTGTGCAACTGCACGTTTAAAAAGAATGCGAAATTTAAATCCAGATGAAATTTACGATCAAGTCGTTGTAATCGACAAACAAAGCAGATTGTATTACCATAAAAAGCTAACCAATATTGTTTTTATGGGAATGGGAGAACCTTTAATGAACTATAAAAACGTGCTAAAATCGATAGAAATGATTACTTCGCCAGAAGGTTTAGGAATGTCTTCTAAAAGAATAACGGTTTCTACTTCTGGAGTGCCAAAAATGATTAAAAAAATGGCAGACGAAGAAGTAAAATTCAACTTAGCAGTTTCGCTACATTCAGCAATAGACGAAGTTCGAACCTCAATTATGCCTTTTAACACCACTTTTCCTTTAGCAGATTTAAGAGAATCTTTAGAATATTGGTACGAAAAAACAAAACGAGCAGTTACCTACGAATATATTGTTTGGGGTGGCATTAACGACCGAAAAGAAGACATAAAAGCTTTGGTTGAATTTTGTAAATATGTGCCTTGCAAAATCAATTTAATAGAATACAACCCAATTGACGATGGCGAGTTTCAACAAGCAAGTGCATCTGCCATAAATAATTACATTTCTAATTTAGAAATGAACGATATTACCGTAAATGTAAGACGTTCAAGAGGAAAAGATATCGATGCTGCTTGCGGGCAATTAGCGAATAAAGGATAAAATATAGACACAGAGTTCACGGATTTTTTGTGCAATTTTATCTATTCAAATCTGTAAAATCTGCGTCTTTTTTTCCAACATCAAAATCCAATAACTTCTTGTTTAAATTTCGTATTTTCGCAGTTCCATACCGAAAATAACTTCAGCATACATGAAGCCTGTAGAGCAAATAAAACTACCCATTAAAAATGAAATGGAGCGCTTTGAAGAAAAGTTCAAAGAATCGATGCTTTCTAAAGTTCCGTTGTTAAATAGAATTACCTATTATATTGTTCGCAGAAAAGGAAAACAAATGCGCCCAATGTTTGTTTTTTTAGTAGCAAAAATGGTTTCTAATGGCGGTTTTGATGAACGAACTTACAGAGGCGCATCTGTGGTAGAGTTAATTCACACAGCAACTTTGGTACACGACGATGTGGTTGACGATAGCAACAGGCGCAGAGGTTTTTTCTCTATAAATGCCTTGTGGAAAAATAAAATCGCTGTGCTTGTAGGCGATTTTTTGTTGTCTAAAGGCTTATTATTATCGATTGATAATGAAGATTTCGATTTGTTAAAACTCATTTCTATCGCGGTTCGCGAAATGAGTGAAGGCGAATTATTGCAAATCGAAAAGGCTAGAAAATTAGACATTACAGAAACTGTTTATTTTGATATTATTCGTAAAAAAACAGCCACTTTAATCGCGGCTTGTTGTGGCATTGGAGCTGCTTCTGTTGGTGCAAATCAAGATTGTGTGCAACAAATGCGAAAATTTGGAGAATACATTGGTGTGGCTTTTCAAATTAAAGACGATTTATTCGATTATACCGACGATAAAATTGGAAAGCCAACAGGAATTGATATCAAAGAACAAAAAATGACCTTGCCTTTAATTCATACTTTAAATAACTGTTCTAAAAAGGAAAAGGCTTGGTTAATTAATTCGATTAAAAAACACAATAAAGATAAAAAACGTGTAAAAGAAGTAATTGCATTTGTAAAACAAAATGGTGGAATAGAATATACAACCACCAAAATGAACGACTACAAAAATAAAGCATTGGCTATTTTAGATGATTATCCAGAATCTGAATACAAAAAATCATTACTTACAATGATAGATTATGTGGTAGCACGCAAGATTTAGTTTTTTTACTACTTAAGTTTTTCTATTTTTGGATTTCTAATAAAAGAAAAAACTATGAAGATTGCCCAGTTTTCAATCCTATTTATTGCTTTATTATTTTCAAATTTTACATTTTCACAAAATCACTTAGGGTTTACTTTGCCGACTTCAAACGCAGAGAGAACTCAAAAATGTACTTATTTTGCAAATGCTTTCAAACAAAAACCAAAGGAAGTTCAGTTTAGCATTGTAAAAGAAGGTAACAAACTCTTTTTTAGTACCAACGATAAAAATTGGTTTTCGAACGTTTTTAAAAATTCTGGAGATGGTGTTGCCATAGATGTGGTACCGAAATCGATATACAATTGCGATAAAGAAGTGAGTGAATCTCAAATAAAAGGCACTGTTTTGCCACCTGTTTTTGCTCAAAAATTAATAAGAGGTTTTAAAAAAACGCCTAGGTCTAATCGAGTACAAACATTTATTGGAACGATTCCTACAAATTTAAAAGACGAAGAATTAGAGTTTAATATTTTGTTTTTAAATAACAAAACGTTGTGTCGTTATCAACGTATTTATAACTTAAAAGCTTATGCTTGGGATTTGTTAGACATGGGTGTTTATTTAGATTCGCTGACTTATAAAAATAAGAAAATAACGACTTCCGACAGGTTTGAAACAAAATATAAAACCCTAAAATTTGTAATTCCTTTCGAGAAAAATAAAGCAGTATATTCTAAGGAAGATATAAAACCTTTGTACGACAGTTTAAAACTGACCGATTTTAACATCAAAAAAATACACATAAAAGCCTATTCTTCCATAGAAGGTAGTTTAAAGAGGAACTTAGAATTGCAAGAAAAACGTGCCAATAGTATTGCAAAATCGTTACAATCTTTTCAGAAACCCAACATTGTTACCGAGATTTCTTCTTCGGAAAATTGGGTAGAGTTTTTAAACGACATTTCTAACACAAAATATAAAGATTTAAAGAAACTATCGAAGAAAGAAATCAAGCAAAAAGTAGTTGGAGCAACTTCTAAAGATTTAGAAAAGTACCTAAAAAATCATAGAAAAGCAGTTGTTATTTTAGATTTAGACAAGAAAGATCGATATAAAGACATGTCTAAAGAAAAATTAGTAGAAATTTTTAATGATTTTGTGTTAAAAGGCTTTGTAGATAAGGCTTTGGTGGTACAAAATTCGATTTTCGATAAGTTAAAAGAAGAGAAATCGCCAGATTTATTAAACAAACTAAACGTTCCAAAACAATTAAAGTTTTCGCCAATTTTAAATAAAAATAGCATTATTAAATATGTGTTAGATTTAAGTTATGCGAAAATTGCATATGCAGAATTAAAAAAGTTAGAGAAAATCGACCCCAAAAACAAAGGCATTAAGTACAATATTGTAGTTGTAAAGTTTATTATATGGAGAAACAATTGGGAAAAAATAAATGAGACCGATTTTAAAAAACAAATTTTAGCCTTAAAAAACTATGGAATTACTAAAAATTTAATCGACAGAATGTTGGTAAATTTTCACATCGTAAAAGCAGAAAAAAATATGCGAGAAAGAAAGTACGAGGCAAAAGACGAATCTATAGAATTTATTATAGATACGTACGAGAATTTTAACCTTTCTAATTTCGATTATTTAAGTTTGGCACAATTTTTAGCTTACTACGCAAATACAGACGAAGCCACCGAACTTTTAGACGAAAAAGTAAGAACCATTACAGTAGATGAAGATTTGTTGTACTATTATTTAAACTTAACTTTAATTGATTCTTACGCAGTAGAAACACAAAATTACAGAACCATAATGTTAAATGCCATTGAAATGAACAAAGAACGTTTCTGTAAATTATTTAATTCTTCTTTAAACAAAGGAGTTACTTTTCAATTATTAGAAAACAAATATTTAAGAGCTACTTATTGTGAGAATTGTGTTAAAGAATAGATTTATAACGCTAACAATTCTTCCACAAATTCTCTAGAATTAGACAAGCGTGGCACTTTGTGTTGCCCCCCTAATTTGTCTTTTTTCTTTAACCAACTGTAAAATAACCCTTTTTTTGCTTTGTGAACTTTTGGCGCCATCAACGTCATGTTTTGATAGCGTTTTGCTTCATAATCAGAATTTATAGATTTTAAAGCATTGTCTAACATTTCTGTAAAAAATAAAAGATTTTCTGGCGATTTTTCAAATTCGATAATCCATTCATGCCCCCCTTTTTCTTTTCCTTCCATAAAAATTGGGCCAACAGTATAATCTTTAATGGTTGCTTCGGTTTTTTCGCAAGCCAATCGCAAAGCATCTTCAGCATTTTCAATAATTAATTCTTCGCCAAAAACATTAATATGATGTTTTGTACGACCCGTAATTTTAATTCTGTACGGATGTAAATTTGTAAATTTTACAGTATCACCAATTAAATAACGCCATAAACCTCCATTTGTAGTAATTACAATGGCATAATTTACCTCTTTTTTTACTTCAGAAAGTGGAATCGCCACCGAGTTTTCGCCATCATAGCTATCCATAGGAATAAATTCGTAGAAAATTCCGTAATCTAACATTAACAACAATTCTTTAGAGCCATTTCGATCTTGAATTGCGAAAAAGCCTTCAGAAGCATTGTAAATTTCGTAATATTTAAACTCCTTTTTGGGAATTATTTTTTTGTATTGCTCTCGATAAGGGTTAAAGTTTACACCACCATGAAAATAAACCTCTAAATTTGGCCAAACCTCTAGAATGTTGTCTTTTCCAGTTCGTTCTAAAATTCGGTTTAATAAAACCAACATCCAACTTGGTACACCTGCCAAACTGGTAATGTTTTCGTGAATGGTTTCGTCAATAATTGCATCCATTTTGGTTTCCCATTCGCTCATTAAAGCAACTTCTTGGCTCGGTGCAGAACTAAAATCTGCCCAAAAAGGCATGTTTTCTATAATAATTGCAGACAAATCTCCAAAATAAGAATCGTTGTCTCTATAAACGTCCGAACTTCCGCCCAAACGCAGGCCTTTGCCAGTAAATAATTGTGTTTTGGGGTTGTTGTTAATGTACCAACACAACATATCTTTTCCTGCTTTCATATGGCAATATTCCAAAGCTTCGTCACTCACAGGAATAAATTTACTCTTCGAATTTGTAGTTCCGCTCGATTTTGCAAACCATTTTATCGGCGAAGACCAAAAAAGGTTTTGTTCTCCTCTTCTGCAACGTTCAATTAAGGGCTCGAAAGTTTCGTATTTTTGAATGGGAACTCTATCTATAAAATCTCGATAGCTTTTTATGGACGAAAACTCGTTTTTTTTTCCAAATTCTGTATTTTTAGCAGAACTAATTAGTTTTAACAACAGTTCGTTTTGAACATCAATAGGATATTTAAGAAAAAGCTCTATTTGATGTTTTCGCTTCTTTAAAAACCAAGAAATAATAGAATTGATAATCTGAAACGCCATAGAAATTCGTAAGTTTGTTTAGTTGAGTTTTAAAACAAAAAGCGCTTTAAAACCGAAGTTTAAAAATACTAAAATTTGTGAGATGACCTACCAAGGAGTTTTAAAAAAAATGAAAACGGAAAATGCAGAAGAAATTCAGTATTACCTAGACATGAATTCTGATTTTTTAAACATGAATCAGCTATTAAATAAAACGTTTACGATTTCTTTCGTAAAATACGAGTGTTTAAATTGTCATTTAGAAAAAAAAATATACAGACAAGGCTTTTGTAAATCGTGTTTTTTTGAGATTCCTTCTGCAGGAGATTGGATTATTAGACCCGAGTTAAGCACAGCACATTTAGACCAAGAAGACCGAGATTTGGTGTACGAAAAATCGGTACAATTGCAACCACATATTGTATATTTGGCAAATTCGAGTAACGTTAAAGTGGGTGTTACCAGAAAAGCGCAAATTCCAACCAGATGGATAGATCAAGGCGCACATGAAGCCATAGAAATTGTAGAGGTTCCAAATAGGTATTTAGCAGGAATTACAGAAATTGCTTTAAAAGAGCATGTTGCAGACAAAACCAATTGGCGAAAAATGTTAAAGAACGATGTAGATGATGAAAACTTAGTGGAATGGAGAAACAAATTGGAACCTTACATTCCAGAAGAGGCCAAAGCCTATTTTATTAATAGTAATGCTGAAACGAATTTAAATTTTCCAGTTAAAAAATATCCACTTAAACCCAAAAGTTTAAATTTGATAAAAACACCCAATTATTCAGGAAAATTAGTCGGAATAAAAGGCCAATATTTAATTTTTGAAGATGAAACCGTTTTTAATATTAGAAGTAATGAAGGTTTGGTGGTAAGGATTGAGGTTTAATACCTACAACTTTGTAAAATAACGCCACAAAAGTTTACAGAGAAATAATTAAAAAAACATGAAAAACAATTTATTAAAAGTAGCATTAGCGCAAATTTCTCCAGTTTGGTTAAATAAGGAAAAAACAATTGAAAAAATCGAGAAATCAATTGTAGATGCATCCAAAGAAAATTGCGAATTAATTGTTTTTGGAGAAGCATTATTGCCAGGATATCCATTTTGGATTTCGTTAACCAATGGTGCAGCGTGGAATTCTAAAACACAAAAAGAAATTCATGCGCATTACGTAAGAAATTCAATTACCATAGAAAAAGGCGAATTAAATTCCATTTGTAAATTGGCAAAAAACAATAAAATTGCTATTTATTTAGGTATGATGGAACGTGCACAAAATAGAGGCGGACATAGCATTTACGCTTCTTTAGTGTATATAAACGAAGCAGGAGAAATAAAATCTGTACATCGAAAATTACAACCAACTTTCGAAGAACGTTTAACTTGGGCTCCAGGAGATGGAAATGGTTTGCAAGTGCATTCGTTAAAAGATTTTACTGTGGGTGGTTTAAATTGTTGGGAAAATTGGATGCCTTTGCCAAGAACAGCTTTATATGGTTTAGGTGAAAATTTACACATTGCTGTTTGGCCTGGAAGCGAACATAATACCAAAGATATTACACGTTTTATTGCAAGAGAATCTCGGTCTTTTGTAATTTCTGTTTCTAGTTTAATGGCAAAAACCGATTTTCCAGAAGAAATACCACATTATCATAAAATTGTAAAAGATGCTCCAGATATTTTAGCAAATGGAGGCTCTTGTATTGCGTCTCCAGATGGAGAATGGTTGGTAGCCCCAGTTTTGTATAAAGAAGGTTTAATTATAGAAACGCTCGATTTTAATCGTGTTTTAGAAGAAAGACAAAATTTTGATGCTGTTGGGCATTATTCAAGACCAGATGTTACTAAGTTGCACGTAAATAGAGAGAGGCAAAGTACAGTTTCTTATGACAATTAAACGTACTACAGGCCTATGCTGAGGTTATCGAAATGCTTAGCGTATATTGTAAGTTTACGTAATTTTAGTTTACTTTAATAATGTCTGTTGCAAATAATGCGAAAAAAAATGTACTATAAATTTGTATATTGCAAAAAAAGAATAAAATGGGAAGTTTAGTCATATCAAATAAAATTCTAGATAAGTATTTTGGTTATTTAAAGAATTTAGACAATAATGCCAAAAAGAGCTTGATTATTAAATTAACCAAATCCATCGAAACCAAATCGAAAAAAGCGTTTGACATTAAATCAATATTCGGTGCGTGGGAAGATGATAGAACTTCGGATGAAATAATTAACGAAATTAAATCTTCACGAATTGAAAAACGAGATAATCCAAGTTTCGTATGAAATACTTATTAGATACTAAATATTTGTATTCACCTTTTTCGAGGTAAATATAATTTGATAGAAAAATTTCAGGAAGTAAAACTTGATGACTGCGCCATTTCGGAAATTACCCTTGCCGAATTAATATTTGGTGCGGAAAACAGTCCAAACCCAAAAAAGAACTCCAAAATTATTGACCAGTTTTCGGAGCAAGTTAAAATACTTCCGATTTTTAATTCAATTCATATTTATGCAAAGGAAAAAGTCCGTTTGAGAAAGAAAGGAATTATGATAAGTGATTTTGACCTATTAATTGGTTCAACCGCAATTGCAAACGAATTGATTATGGTTACGGAAAACGTAAAAGAATTCAAGCGAATATCTGATATCGAAATTGAAAACTGGGTGGAACGATGAGAAAAACACTATTTACAACATTGTATAAAAATAATGGCGGTTTAATCGCTAAAACGAAATGAAATTTATAAATCGAACGACAGTTGCAAACCGAAAAGTAAGTGCTTAGAAATCCGCTACTATTCTTATACGTTCCGTTGATAAAAACGTCTGTTGGTTTTTACTTGTCGAAGACCAAAAATGTTTTGTTATATTAGAAGGTGTTATAAATCTTAAATCACCTCTCGACTGCGCTTAAGAAGACCCTGGTTATTTGATTTTACTTTCGATCAACTTTTCCAAAACATTTTCAACACCAAAATCGTTATTGCTTTTGGTTTCGAAATTTGCAATTTCTTTAATGTCTTTGTGTGCATTTTCCATCGCAAAACTAAAATCGGCTTCTTTTAGCATTTCAATATCATTGTGGTAATCGCCAAAAACCATGGTTTCTTTTTTGGTTACATTTAATATTTTTTGAACTTCTCTTAAAGCGTTTCCTTTATTGGCTTTGTCTGTAGAAATATCTAACCAATTTTGCCCAGAGACTTTTAGGAGATACTTGTTTTTTAAGTGTTTTATTTCAGGGTAAATAAATGCTTCCGAAGAGTTAAAATGAAAGACAGCAATTTTTAAAATAGGTGTTGTTTTTGCAATT
Coding sequences:
- a CDS encoding polyprenyl synthetase family protein, translated to MKPVEQIKLPIKNEMERFEEKFKESMLSKVPLLNRITYYIVRRKGKQMRPMFVFLVAKMVSNGGFDERTYRGASVVELIHTATLVHDDVVDDSNRRRGFFSINALWKNKIAVLVGDFLLSKGLLLSIDNEDFDLLKLISIAVREMSEGELLQIEKARKLDITETVYFDIIRKKTATLIAACCGIGAASVGANQDCVQQMRKFGEYIGVAFQIKDDLFDYTDDKIGKPTGIDIKEQKMTLPLIHTLNNCSKKEKAWLINSIKKHNKDKKRVKEVIAFVKQNGGIEYTTTKMNDYKNKALAILDDYPESEYKKSLLTMIDYVVARKI
- a CDS encoding GH3 auxin-responsive promoter family protein, coding for MAFQIINSIISWFLKKRKHQIELFLKYPIDVQNELLLKLISSAKNTEFGKKNEFSSIKSYRDFIDRVPIQKYETFEPLIERCRRGEQNLFWSSPIKWFAKSSGTTNSKSKFIPVSDEALEYCHMKAGKDMLCWYINNNPKTQLFTGKGLRLGGSSDVYRDNDSYFGDLSAIIIENMPFWADFSSAPSQEVALMSEWETKMDAIIDETIHENITSLAGVPSWMLVLLNRILERTGKDNILEVWPNLEVYFHGGVNFNPYREQYKKIIPKKEFKYYEIYNASEGFFAIQDRNGSKELLLMLDYGIFYEFIPMDSYDGENSVAIPLSEVKKEVNYAIVITTNGGLWRYLIGDTVKFTNLHPYRIKITGRTKHHINVFGEELIIENAEDALRLACEKTEATIKDYTVGPIFMEGKEKGGHEWIIEFEKSPENLLFFTEMLDNALKSINSDYEAKRYQNMTLMAPKVHKAKKGLFYSWLKKKDKLGGQHKVPRLSNSREFVEELLAL
- a CDS encoding DUF2797 domain-containing protein — encoded protein: MTYQGVLKKMKTENAEEIQYYLDMNSDFLNMNQLLNKTFTISFVKYECLNCHLEKKIYRQGFCKSCFFEIPSAGDWIIRPELSTAHLDQEDRDLVYEKSVQLQPHIVYLANSSNVKVGVTRKAQIPTRWIDQGAHEAIEIVEVPNRYLAGITEIALKEHVADKTNWRKMLKNDVDDENLVEWRNKLEPYIPEEAKAYFINSNAETNLNFPVKKYPLKPKSLNLIKTPNYSGKLVGIKGQYLIFEDETVFNIRSNEGLVVRIEV
- a CDS encoding carbon-nitrogen hydrolase family protein, translated to MKNNLLKVALAQISPVWLNKEKTIEKIEKSIVDASKENCELIVFGEALLPGYPFWISLTNGAAWNSKTQKEIHAHYVRNSITIEKGELNSICKLAKNNKIAIYLGMMERAQNRGGHSIYASLVYINEAGEIKSVHRKLQPTFEERLTWAPGDGNGLQVHSLKDFTVGGLNCWENWMPLPRTALYGLGENLHIAVWPGSEHNTKDITRFIARESRSFVISVSSLMAKTDFPEEIPHYHKIVKDAPDILANGGSCIASPDGEWLVAPVLYKEGLIIETLDFNRVLEERQNFDAVGHYSRPDVTKLHVNRERQSTVSYDN
- a CDS encoding PIN domain-containing protein, with translation MIEKFQEVKLDDCAISEITLAELIFGAENSPNPKKNSKIIDQFSEQVKILPIFNSIHIYAKEKVRLRKKGIMISDFDLLIGSTAIANELIMVTENVKEFKRISDIEIENWVER